In a genomic window of Ptiloglossa arizonensis isolate GNS036 chromosome 12, iyPtiAriz1_principal, whole genome shotgun sequence:
- the LOC143153213 gene encoding sphingomyelin phosphodiesterase isoform X1: protein MPKHKWIAMSIFLFLLIGTLNITVGNPIPDKLERAAATNWTQLADEWLTARAKMREVNVDIVTILPLTDKLRDLPPTAEAVVINGTSPDQLARYNYSRMLWDMETVQPSGHLSGFVDKALKLLDLRQVMMEVETSVMSKVSCSACKIGAGLLQHYIKSGKSDEEVMQSIYQFCVSLKIQSPRVCQGVTLLFAKEVIYVLKQVDMGPAQICSFVIGDACEDAYNPLHEWEVAFPPVNKPPVKPPVPPQEGAPTFKVLHISDTHFDPYYQEGTNAECNEPLCCRLTNGAPQTPAAGAGRWGDYRKCDTPKRTIEHMLKHIADTHSDIDYILWTGDLPPHDVWNQTKEENLKILQDTVTQLIETFPGIPIFPALGNHETSPVNSFPPPFVPKENDISWLYDALDKHWRRWLPAGVSRTVRRGAFYSVLVRPGFRIISINMNYCNNKNWWLLINSTDPVSELQWLIYELHGAEMNGEKVHIIGHIPPGHSDCLKVWSRNYYHIINRYESTITAQFFGHTHYDEFQLFYDTTDLGRAVSIAYVGPSVTPYNDLNPGYRIYYIDGDHAKTTRLVVDHESWIMNLKEANLYDYPFWHKMYSARQAYQMSSLLPKDWDSLIDKMSNEPSLFDLYYKHYNKNSPVRPLCNDECRKRLLCDLRSGRSHDRKALCQSLESRIDNETRIGWRAWIYNGLALSGAGNYELTQFFWIQNMLIIISVQMYINCLI, encoded by the exons ATGCCAAAACACAAATGGATCGCAATGAgcatctttctctttctccttatTGGCACACTAAATATTACAGTTG GAAATCCCATCCCAGACAAATTGGAGAGGGCTGCTGCAACCAATTGGACGCAACTTGCAGATGAATGGCTCACAGCCAGAGCAAAAATGAGAGAAGTAAACGTGGACATCGTTACCATTCTACCACTAACTGACAAACTCAGAGATTTACCACCGACCGCAGAAGCAGTTGTCATTAATGGCACGAGTCCTGACCAACTTGCACGG TATAATTATTCTCGAATGCTATGGGATATGGAGACTGTACAGCCGAGCGGACATCTATCAGGATTTGTGGACAAAGCTTTAAAGCTGCTAGACTTGAGGCAAGTCATGATGGAAGTTGAGACGTCGGTAATGTCGAAAGTGTCTTGTTCAGCGTGTAAAATAGGTGCGGGACTTCTTCAACATTACATAAAGTCCGGCAAGAGCGACGAAGAAGTTATGCAGAGTATTTACCAATTTTGTGTTTCGCTTAAAATCCAAagtcctcgagtttgtcaaggaGTAACGTTACTTTTTGCG AAAGAAGTCATTTACGTTCTAAAACAAGTGGATATGGGGCCAGCGCAAATCTGTAGTTTCGTAATTGGTGACGCTTGCGAGGACGCGTACAATCCTCTGCACGAGTGGGAAGTAGCCTTCCCACCAGTAAACAAACCACCTGTTAAACCTCCTGTACCACCTCAAGAAGGTGCGCCGACCTTCAAAGTCCTTCATATCTCTGATACCCACTTCGATCCTTACTACCAAGAGGGCACAAACGCGGAATGTAACGAACCATTATGCTGCAGATTGACTAACGGAGCACCCCAGACTCCAGCCGCAGGTGCTGGCCGATGGGGTGACTACAGAAAATGCGACACGCCAAAAAGAACCATCGAACATATGCTGAAACATATCGCCGACACACATTCC GATATAGATTACATACTATGGACTGGTGATTTACCACCTCACGATGTATGGAaccaaacgaaggaagaaaatttaaaaattttgcagGATACTGTAACACAACTCATTGAAACGTTTCCTGGAATACCAATCTTTCCAGCTCTAGGAAATCATGAAACTTCTCCCGTTAAcag tTTTCCACCACCATTTGTTCCAAAGGAAAATGACATATCCTGGTTATATGATGCACTTGATAAGCATTGGAGACGCTGGTTACCAGCAGGCGTTTCACGTACTGTTCGCAGAGGTGCCTTTTATTCGGTCCTCGTTCGTCCAGGTTTCAGAATTATTTCCATAAACATGAATTATTGCAATAACAAAAATTGGTGGCTGTTAATTAATAGTACAGACCCAGTAAGTGAATTACAATGGCTTATCTATGAGTTACATGGAGCTGAAATGAATGGTGAAAAAGTTCATATTATTGGACATATACCACCTGGTCACTCGGACTGTTTGAAGGTGTGGTCTCGCAATTATTATCACATCATCAATCG GTATGAATCAACAATCACAGCACAGTTTTTCGGACACACTCATTACGACGAATTTCAGCTCTTTTATGATACCACGGATCTTGGAAGAGCTGTTAGTATAGCTTATGTTGGACCATCAGTTACACCTTACAATGATCTTAATCCAGGATATAGAATATATTACATTGACGGCGATCATGCAAAAACTACTAGA TTAGTTGTGGATCATGAAAGCTGGATTATGAATTTAAAAGAAGCAAATTTGTACGATTATCCATTTTGGCACAAAATGTACAGCGCCCGACAAGCATACCAAATGTCATCCCTCTTACCTAAAGATTGGGATTCTTTAATAGATAAAATGAGTAATGAACCGTCACTTTTTGATCTTTATTACAA ACACTACAATAAGAATTCTCCTGTAAGGCCATTGTGCAATGACGAGTGTAGAAAAAGATTACTTTGTGATTTGCGAAGTGGAAGAAGTCATGACCGCAAAGCACTGTGCCAGAGTCTTGAATCCAGAATAGATAATGAAACAAGAATAGGATGGAGAGCTTGGATTTATAATGGACTAGCTTTGTC aGGTGCTGGAAATTACGAATTAACACAATTTTTTTGGATTCAGAATATGCTTATAATAATTAGTGTACAAATGTATATCAATTGTTTAatataa
- the LOC143153213 gene encoding sphingomyelin phosphodiesterase isoform X3 — MPKHKWIAMSIFLFLLIGTLNITVGNPIPDKLERAAATNWTQLADEWLTARAKMREVNVDIVTILPLTDKLRDLPPTAEAVVINGTSPDQLARYNYSRMLWDMETVQPSGHLSGFVDKALKLLDLRQVMMEVETSVMSKVSCSACKIGAGLLQHYIKSGKSDEEVMQSIYQFCVSLKIQSPRVCQGVTLLFAKEVIYVLKQVDMGPAQICSFVIGDACEDAYNPLHEWEVAFPPVNKPPVKPPVPPQEGAPTFKVLHISDTHFDPYYQEGTNAECNEPLCCRLTNGAPQTPAAGAGRWGDYRKCDTPKRTIEHMLKHIADTHSDIDYILWTGDLPPHDVWNQTKEENLKILQDTVTQLIETFPGIPIFPALGNHETSPVNSFPPPFVPKENDISWLYDALDKHWRRWLPAGVSRTVRRGAFYSVLVRPGFRIISINMNYCNNKNWWLLINSTDPVSELQWLIYELHGAEMNGEKVHIIGHIPPGHSDCLKVWSRNYYHIINRYESTITAQFFGHTHYDEFQLFYDTTDLGRAVSIAYVGPSVTPYNDLNPGYRIYYIDGDHAKTTRLVVDHESWIMNLKEANLYDYPFWHKMYSARQAYQMSSLLPKDWDSLIDKMSNEPSLFDLYYKHYNKNSPVRPLCNDECRKRLLCDLRSGRSHDRKALCQSLESRIDNETRIGWRAWIYNGLALSH, encoded by the exons ATGCCAAAACACAAATGGATCGCAATGAgcatctttctctttctccttatTGGCACACTAAATATTACAGTTG GAAATCCCATCCCAGACAAATTGGAGAGGGCTGCTGCAACCAATTGGACGCAACTTGCAGATGAATGGCTCACAGCCAGAGCAAAAATGAGAGAAGTAAACGTGGACATCGTTACCATTCTACCACTAACTGACAAACTCAGAGATTTACCACCGACCGCAGAAGCAGTTGTCATTAATGGCACGAGTCCTGACCAACTTGCACGG TATAATTATTCTCGAATGCTATGGGATATGGAGACTGTACAGCCGAGCGGACATCTATCAGGATTTGTGGACAAAGCTTTAAAGCTGCTAGACTTGAGGCAAGTCATGATGGAAGTTGAGACGTCGGTAATGTCGAAAGTGTCTTGTTCAGCGTGTAAAATAGGTGCGGGACTTCTTCAACATTACATAAAGTCCGGCAAGAGCGACGAAGAAGTTATGCAGAGTATTTACCAATTTTGTGTTTCGCTTAAAATCCAAagtcctcgagtttgtcaaggaGTAACGTTACTTTTTGCG AAAGAAGTCATTTACGTTCTAAAACAAGTGGATATGGGGCCAGCGCAAATCTGTAGTTTCGTAATTGGTGACGCTTGCGAGGACGCGTACAATCCTCTGCACGAGTGGGAAGTAGCCTTCCCACCAGTAAACAAACCACCTGTTAAACCTCCTGTACCACCTCAAGAAGGTGCGCCGACCTTCAAAGTCCTTCATATCTCTGATACCCACTTCGATCCTTACTACCAAGAGGGCACAAACGCGGAATGTAACGAACCATTATGCTGCAGATTGACTAACGGAGCACCCCAGACTCCAGCCGCAGGTGCTGGCCGATGGGGTGACTACAGAAAATGCGACACGCCAAAAAGAACCATCGAACATATGCTGAAACATATCGCCGACACACATTCC GATATAGATTACATACTATGGACTGGTGATTTACCACCTCACGATGTATGGAaccaaacgaaggaagaaaatttaaaaattttgcagGATACTGTAACACAACTCATTGAAACGTTTCCTGGAATACCAATCTTTCCAGCTCTAGGAAATCATGAAACTTCTCCCGTTAAcag tTTTCCACCACCATTTGTTCCAAAGGAAAATGACATATCCTGGTTATATGATGCACTTGATAAGCATTGGAGACGCTGGTTACCAGCAGGCGTTTCACGTACTGTTCGCAGAGGTGCCTTTTATTCGGTCCTCGTTCGTCCAGGTTTCAGAATTATTTCCATAAACATGAATTATTGCAATAACAAAAATTGGTGGCTGTTAATTAATAGTACAGACCCAGTAAGTGAATTACAATGGCTTATCTATGAGTTACATGGAGCTGAAATGAATGGTGAAAAAGTTCATATTATTGGACATATACCACCTGGTCACTCGGACTGTTTGAAGGTGTGGTCTCGCAATTATTATCACATCATCAATCG GTATGAATCAACAATCACAGCACAGTTTTTCGGACACACTCATTACGACGAATTTCAGCTCTTTTATGATACCACGGATCTTGGAAGAGCTGTTAGTATAGCTTATGTTGGACCATCAGTTACACCTTACAATGATCTTAATCCAGGATATAGAATATATTACATTGACGGCGATCATGCAAAAACTACTAGA TTAGTTGTGGATCATGAAAGCTGGATTATGAATTTAAAAGAAGCAAATTTGTACGATTATCCATTTTGGCACAAAATGTACAGCGCCCGACAAGCATACCAAATGTCATCCCTCTTACCTAAAGATTGGGATTCTTTAATAGATAAAATGAGTAATGAACCGTCACTTTTTGATCTTTATTACAA ACACTACAATAAGAATTCTCCTGTAAGGCCATTGTGCAATGACGAGTGTAGAAAAAGATTACTTTGTGATTTGCGAAGTGGAAGAAGTCATGACCGCAAAGCACTGTGCCAGAGTCTTGAATCCAGAATAGATAATGAAACAAGAATAGGATGGAGAGCTTGGATTTATAATGGACTAGCTTTGTC GCACTAA
- the LOC143153213 gene encoding sphingomyelin phosphodiesterase isoform X2, whose amino-acid sequence MPKHKWIAMSIFLFLLIGTLNITVGNPIPDKLERAAATNWTQLADEWLTARAKMREVNVDIVTILPLTDKLRDLPPTAEAVVINGTSPDQLARYNYSRMLWDMETVQPSGHLSGFVDKALKLLDLRQVMMEVETSVMSKVSCSACKIGAGLLQHYIKSGKSDEEVMQSIYQFCVSLKIQSPRVCQGVTLLFAKEVIYVLKQVDMGPAQICSFVIGDACEDAYNPLHEWEVAFPPVNKPPVKPPVPPQEGAPTFKVLHISDTHFDPYYQEGTNAECNEPLCCRLTNGAPQTPAAGAGRWGDYRKCDTPKRTIEHMLKHIADTHSDIDYILWTGDLPPHDVWNQTKEENLKILQDTVTQLIETFPGIPIFPALGNHETSPVNSFPPPFVPKENDISWLYDALDKHWRRWLPAGVSRTVRRGAFYSVLVRPGFRIISINMNYCNNKNWWLLINSTDPVSELQWLIYELHGAEMNGEKVHIIGHIPPGHSDCLKVWSRNYYHIINRYESTITAQFFGHTHYDEFQLFYDTTDLGRAVSIAYVGPSVTPYNDLNPGYRIYYIDGDHAKTTRLVVDHESWIMNLKEANLYDYPFWHKMYSARQAYQMSSLLPKDWDSLIDKMSNEPSLFDLYYKHYNKNSPVRPLCNDECRKRLLCDLRSGRSHDRKALCQSLESRIDNETRIGWRAWIYNGLALSGFLAKHLAS is encoded by the exons ATGCCAAAACACAAATGGATCGCAATGAgcatctttctctttctccttatTGGCACACTAAATATTACAGTTG GAAATCCCATCCCAGACAAATTGGAGAGGGCTGCTGCAACCAATTGGACGCAACTTGCAGATGAATGGCTCACAGCCAGAGCAAAAATGAGAGAAGTAAACGTGGACATCGTTACCATTCTACCACTAACTGACAAACTCAGAGATTTACCACCGACCGCAGAAGCAGTTGTCATTAATGGCACGAGTCCTGACCAACTTGCACGG TATAATTATTCTCGAATGCTATGGGATATGGAGACTGTACAGCCGAGCGGACATCTATCAGGATTTGTGGACAAAGCTTTAAAGCTGCTAGACTTGAGGCAAGTCATGATGGAAGTTGAGACGTCGGTAATGTCGAAAGTGTCTTGTTCAGCGTGTAAAATAGGTGCGGGACTTCTTCAACATTACATAAAGTCCGGCAAGAGCGACGAAGAAGTTATGCAGAGTATTTACCAATTTTGTGTTTCGCTTAAAATCCAAagtcctcgagtttgtcaaggaGTAACGTTACTTTTTGCG AAAGAAGTCATTTACGTTCTAAAACAAGTGGATATGGGGCCAGCGCAAATCTGTAGTTTCGTAATTGGTGACGCTTGCGAGGACGCGTACAATCCTCTGCACGAGTGGGAAGTAGCCTTCCCACCAGTAAACAAACCACCTGTTAAACCTCCTGTACCACCTCAAGAAGGTGCGCCGACCTTCAAAGTCCTTCATATCTCTGATACCCACTTCGATCCTTACTACCAAGAGGGCACAAACGCGGAATGTAACGAACCATTATGCTGCAGATTGACTAACGGAGCACCCCAGACTCCAGCCGCAGGTGCTGGCCGATGGGGTGACTACAGAAAATGCGACACGCCAAAAAGAACCATCGAACATATGCTGAAACATATCGCCGACACACATTCC GATATAGATTACATACTATGGACTGGTGATTTACCACCTCACGATGTATGGAaccaaacgaaggaagaaaatttaaaaattttgcagGATACTGTAACACAACTCATTGAAACGTTTCCTGGAATACCAATCTTTCCAGCTCTAGGAAATCATGAAACTTCTCCCGTTAAcag tTTTCCACCACCATTTGTTCCAAAGGAAAATGACATATCCTGGTTATATGATGCACTTGATAAGCATTGGAGACGCTGGTTACCAGCAGGCGTTTCACGTACTGTTCGCAGAGGTGCCTTTTATTCGGTCCTCGTTCGTCCAGGTTTCAGAATTATTTCCATAAACATGAATTATTGCAATAACAAAAATTGGTGGCTGTTAATTAATAGTACAGACCCAGTAAGTGAATTACAATGGCTTATCTATGAGTTACATGGAGCTGAAATGAATGGTGAAAAAGTTCATATTATTGGACATATACCACCTGGTCACTCGGACTGTTTGAAGGTGTGGTCTCGCAATTATTATCACATCATCAATCG GTATGAATCAACAATCACAGCACAGTTTTTCGGACACACTCATTACGACGAATTTCAGCTCTTTTATGATACCACGGATCTTGGAAGAGCTGTTAGTATAGCTTATGTTGGACCATCAGTTACACCTTACAATGATCTTAATCCAGGATATAGAATATATTACATTGACGGCGATCATGCAAAAACTACTAGA TTAGTTGTGGATCATGAAAGCTGGATTATGAATTTAAAAGAAGCAAATTTGTACGATTATCCATTTTGGCACAAAATGTACAGCGCCCGACAAGCATACCAAATGTCATCCCTCTTACCTAAAGATTGGGATTCTTTAATAGATAAAATGAGTAATGAACCGTCACTTTTTGATCTTTATTACAA ACACTACAATAAGAATTCTCCTGTAAGGCCATTGTGCAATGACGAGTGTAGAAAAAGATTACTTTGTGATTTGCGAAGTGGAAGAAGTCATGACCGCAAAGCACTGTGCCAGAGTCTTGAATCCAGAATAGATAATGAAACAAGAATAGGATGGAGAGCTTGGATTTATAATGGACTAGCTTTGTC AGGTTTCCTAGCAAAACATTTAGCATCATAA